In Treponema sp. OMZ 798, the following proteins share a genomic window:
- the tpiA gene encoding triose-phosphate isomerase, whose protein sequence is MKKFYIAANWKMNMNRAEAKSLAEEMKAGLKNGRNKYMIAPSFTLLQDVASVLKGSNILLGAQNMGLEEKGAHTGEVSILQLLDVGVQTVILGHSERRHIYKETDDLINKKVKLALKHGLEVILCVGELLEEREAGHAEAVCERQIKKGLAEVSAKDLDKVTIAYEPVWAIGTGKNASPEDADAIHSSIRKTLACIYGEKAAKEMIIQYGGSMKPENAEGLLKKPNIDGGLIGGAGLKAETFLPIALFS, encoded by the coding sequence GTGAAAAAGTTTTACATTGCGGCAAATTGGAAGATGAACATGAATAGGGCTGAGGCCAAGAGCCTTGCAGAGGAGATGAAGGCCGGTCTAAAAAACGGCAGAAACAAGTACATGATAGCTCCTTCATTTACCCTTTTACAGGATGTTGCATCTGTGCTTAAGGGTTCTAATATCCTGTTGGGTGCTCAAAATATGGGCTTGGAAGAAAAAGGAGCTCATACGGGGGAGGTTTCTATCCTTCAGCTTTTGGATGTAGGAGTTCAAACCGTAATTTTAGGTCATTCCGAAAGACGTCATATATATAAAGAAACCGATGATCTTATCAATAAAAAGGTAAAACTTGCATTAAAACACGGTCTTGAGGTTATTCTATGCGTTGGAGAACTTCTCGAAGAGCGCGAAGCGGGGCATGCCGAAGCAGTATGTGAAAGGCAGATTAAAAAAGGACTCGCAGAGGTATCCGCAAAGGATTTGGATAAGGTAACGATAGCTTACGAGCCTGTTTGGGCAATAGGAACAGGGAAAAATGCAAGCCCTGAAGATGCCGATGCGATTCATTCTTCAATAAGGAAGACCTTAGCCTGCATTTACGGCGAAAAAGCTGCTAAAGAGATGATAATCCAATACGGCGGTTCTATGAAACCTGAAAATGCCGAAGGTCTTTTAAAAAAGCCTAATATTGACGGGGGCTTAATAGGAGGTGCCGGCCTTAAAGCGGAAACATTTTTACCCATAGCCTTGTTTTCGTAG